The region GAAAAAAGTCTGAAGAACCTCGGCGTCGACACCATCGACCTGCAGCAGTTTCACGTTTGGGAAGACAGCTGGGCCGATCAGGACGAATGGAAAGAAGCCATTATGAAGCTGAGTGAACAGGGTAAAGTGCGGGCGTGGGGACTGTCGGTAAACCGCTGGGAGCCGGACAACAGCCTCAATACCATTCGCACGGGGTTGATTGACGCCGTACAGGTTATTTATAACATCTTCGACCAGAACCCCGAAGACAACCTGTTCCCCCTCTGCCGCGAGATGAACGTGGGCATCATTGCCCGTGTCCCCTTCGATGAAGGAACACTGACGGGAACCTTCACGAAAGAAACGACCTTCCCAGCCAATGACTGGCGGTCGACGTATTTCGTGCCCGAAAACCTCAATAGCAGTGTCGACCATGCCGATGCCCTGAAGCCGCTTCTTTCAGACGGCATGACCATGCCCGAAATGGCCCTTCGGTTCATTCTGAGCAATCCGGACGTACACACGACCATTCCGGGAATGCGCCAGATTCGCAATGTAGAAGCCAATACTTCCACCAGTGACAAAGGACCTTTATCGCCCGAGTTGCTGCAAGAATTAAAAGGCCACCGCTGGGACCGTACCCCAACCGAGTGGAGTCAGTAAACTTGTACCAGACAGCTTCCAGCTGTCTGTATGTTGCCTACAGACAGCTGGAAGCTGTCTGGTACAATCCTATGAAAATACTCCTGATCGAAGACGAACCCGCTTTACAAACTGCGGTCCAGCACTATCTGGAAAGTGAGGGGTATGCCGTCACGACAGCTACTACATTTGCCGAAGCGGCTGAAAAAATAAATGACTACGACTACGATTGCGTAGTCGTCGACCTGATGCTGCCCGACGGCAATGGGCTCGATTTGGTCAGAGCACTTAAACAGCGGCAATCGACGGCGGGCATTATTGTCGTAACAGCTAAAGACGCGCTGGCCGATAAACTTACTGGTCTGGATGCCGGAGCCGACGACTACCTGACAAAACCTTTTCACCTGCCCGAACTCAACGCCCGTTTGCGATCGGTGTTGCGCCGACGCCTGTTTAATGGGCAGGCCCAGCTAACGGCTGGGTCACTTACCCTATGGCCCGACCAGCAACGGGTGACGATTGACGGGAGCGATATTAAACTGACGGGTAAAGAATACGAGCTGCTCCTGTTTTTAGTTACCAATGCTAACCGGCTGCTATCAAAATCGGCCATTGCCGAGCACGTCTGGGGCGATGCCATGGATGCCGCC is a window of Spirosoma linguale DSM 74 DNA encoding:
- a CDS encoding two component transcriptional regulator, winged helix family (PFAM: response regulator receiver; transcriptional regulator domain protein~SMART: response regulator receiver~KEGG: cco:CCC13826_1969 response regulator receiver domain-containing protein), whose product is MKILLIEDEPALQTAVQHYLESEGYAVTTATTFAEAAEKINDYDYDCVVVDLMLPDGNGLDLVRALKQRQSTAGIIVVTAKDALADKLTGLDAGADDYLTKPFHLPELNARLRSVLRRRLFNGQAQLTAGSLTLWPDQQRVTIDGSDIKLTGKEYELLLFLVTNANRLLSKSAIAEHVWGDAMDAADSHEFLYTHVKNLRRKLITAGCPDYIQTRYGAGYIFSTRLS
- a CDS encoding aldo/keto reductase (PFAM: aldo/keto reductase~KEGG: rhi:NGR_c19720 putative aldo-keto reductase); this translates as MKYRTFGRTGWNISEIGYGMWGLAGWTGSDKAEVLRALQRSVELGCNFFDTAWAYADGVSEEILNQLLKNNPDKRLYGATKIPPKNRQWPSKAGSKLEDVFPADYIVEYTEKSLKNLGVDTIDLQQFHVWEDSWADQDEWKEAIMKLSEQGKVRAWGLSVNRWEPDNSLNTIRTGLIDAVQVIYNIFDQNPEDNLFPLCREMNVGIIARVPFDEGTLTGTFTKETTFPANDWRSTYFVPENLNSSVDHADALKPLLSDGMTMPEMALRFILSNPDVHTTIPGMRQIRNVEANTSTSDKGPLSPELLQELKGHRWDRTPTEWSQ